The Endozoicomonas montiporae CL-33 genome contains a region encoding:
- a CDS encoding HPr family phosphocarrier protein gives MKTITINPGTARNITSRYHKLMKVCSLFDSKVMFEANNNVVDIQSGRKLISTMKMDENVTLRISGDDESQAVILIRECIGY, from the coding sequence ATGAAGACCATAACGATTAACCCGGGAACCGCCAGGAACATTACAAGCCGGTACCACAAACTAATGAAGGTCTGCAGCCTTTTCGACAGTAAAGTAATGTTTGAAGCGAACAACAATGTCGTTGATATTCAGTCAGGCAGAAAACTGATCAGTACCATGAAGATGGATGAAAACGTCACGCTACGCATTTCAGGCGACGATGAGTCTCAGGCTGTCATCTTAATCAGGGAGTGCATCGGCTATTGA